The Thermacetogenium phaeum DSM 12270 genome segment CCGGATGTGCAGTTCGGGTGCCCGGCGCAGGTACCCCCGCACAACGCCGGCCTCCAGTCTCCCCCGGACTTCCCCCTTTTCCAGCTGTACCAGAACGCGCCCCTCCTCAAACTCCCTCTCCCCGCTTATCACCCGAAACTCGATCTTCGGCAGATGGGCCGGGACGAGTTCTACACTCAGCTCCGGATCGAAGCTGTTTTCCCAGGCGATGGCGGCAATGGCATCCCTTTCGCCGCTCTCAATTGCGGCAAGGCGATCCCCCTGGGAAGCGGTATCGGCGATGTGCTCAAGCACACGCCTCTTCGCCCTGGCAGCGTATACCCGGGCGAATTCCTCCGGTTCGTACATCTGAAGGTCCGCCCGGCACTCCCGGGAGTCTATCTTCAGCTCCACACGGCCCGGTTTGACCTTCAGAACCGGATGTTCGATCTCGAGCCTTAATGAGGGTTTTTTTACGTCCAGCCGCAGGAAAGGCCGGGACTGCTCGATCCCCAACCGTCCCCATACCTGGTCGATCGACAAACGCAAAGCGAACATCCCCCCGCAGAGGAAGCGGCTTCTCTAGCGCCTGTTATCGATGAAAGCACCGAAGGGCAGGGGTCCTTCGGCCGCGTAGGCCCGCTGCGCCCGCCGGAGCCGCCGCACCCTGTCCAGCTCTTCCCTGACGGCAGCCCTTCTTTCCTCCAGAATCCGGCGGATGCGATCATCCTCGCCGGCGACGCGCCGGAAGATCTCCCCGATCTCCCGGGAAGCATCAGCAGCGGCGGGCAGTGCCTGCACCCCTTCCGTCCAGGAAGGGATACCCCATTCGGAGCGCAGCCGGTCCAGCCGCTCGCAGATCTGCTGCCGCCTCCCAAGGAGAGCAGGCAGTTCCTCCACCTGCCCTCCGGCGGCCTTCTCTGCCAGCCGCCGCGTTATCTCTTCCAACAGCTCCGCCAGCCTTCTTGCCTCCTGCCAGACGGCAGCCTCCCCACCGCTTGCACCCATTTCCTTTTAAACTCCCTCTTTTCCGTCCTGAAACCTTAACGGGAGGCGCTCACCTTCGACGGTTCGATTATCTGCTCCCAGGTTTCCTTCAGTTCGGCGACCAGACCGAGAACTTCCTCGATAATCGAAGAGTCCTTTTTGACGTTGGCCTCCACCAGCCGCCCCTTCAAGTAATCATAAATGCGAAAGAGATTCTTAGCAACCTCATACTTCATGTCCAGGGTGCACATCAGCTCGGTTATTATGTCCTGCGCTCTGATCAGGCAGCGGTGCGCTTCCCCAAATTCGCCGTCCTTAACCGCCTGGACCGCCTGTTTGAGGAAAACCGTCAGGCCGTCGTAGAGCATCAGCAGGAGCTTACCCGGCCCGGCGGTCTGAACGGCTATCTGCCGGTACTGGTCGTAATTGTTGTAGCCTTCCGCGTACATCGTACCACCCCTTTACTGTTGCTTCCCTCCTTAAGCACACACCTCTTAGATGCGCTTGTCAAACAGCAGGCCGATCATCTCCTGTAGCCTTACCGCCAGATCCAGGAGTTCCTCCGGCGGGATTTCGCGAATCACCTTGTTGGTGTCGGGATCGATCACCTTCACCACAAGCCGCTGCGTCTCCTTATGAACACAAAAGCTCAGATAGAAACTCAGGTCGTACTCACTTTCTTTAAGCAGCTCGGCCAGCGGCGTCCTGGTGATGTCCGGCTTCGCCGAAGCAGCTGCCCCTTCCGGCAATTCCCCCCGCTCCTGATGGTGAAGAGGAGGTTGAAGACTTTTTGCTGCATCCCCGACGGAATGCCGGATCCCGGTCTGTTCCTCACCGGCGGCCGCGCTCTTAAGCCCTTCCACACGCATCCCGATCCCCCCACGTAGTTCTCGCAAAACCAAAGATCGAACCCATACCTTCCGCCTCTCTCGAAAAAAGTTACTGTCCGCTCACGAAGAACTGCTGAGTAAGCCACATGCTCTGCACGTTCATAGCGGCAATGGCCTGCTCCAAGGCCGTAAACTGCCGGTAATAGCGGTCCTCCAGCTTCTGCAGGCGCTCTTCCATGACCGCTATATTCTCGTTGATGTCTCTGATCCTGCGGCTGATGTAGCTGTTGTCGTAGAGGCTCTCAGCGGTGCCCGCCTGTCCTGTAAGCCGGGAGATGGCGCCGTTGATGGCATCGTAGAGCCGAACTGCCAGCCCCTTCTGCTCGTCATCGGTGATCTCCTTGCCGTCGGCATCCCTCGTCCTGGTAAAAAGCTCCATAACGGCGTCCGGATTGGACTGCAGGGCCTCCCGCAGCCTGCTTTCATCCAGGTAAAGCTTGCCCTTCTCAGTCCAAGCGCCGGTAGTGATCCCGATCACGCTGAGCCGGTCGGCAATCGTGGTATAAATCCGGCCGCCGCTGCTGACCGTAACCTGACCGGTCACCCCTTCGACAATGCCCGACAGGACGGAGCGCATATCCGCAACGATACCGCTTAAAAGCGGATCCCCCTTAAGAAGACCGCTTCGGGCTTTATCCTGCCAGGCATCGATCTGCCTGTCCGTCAACTTCCCCTCTTCTATCTGCTCCTCGGTCAGAGGCCGGTAGTCGGGGTAACGCTCCTCATAGAGCTTCTTATTGATGGCTTCCAGCACCTCGTTGTACTTGTCCGAGCCAATTGCGATGACCGGAAGTAAAGATGAATAGGACGTTTGAGGGCAATGGCGAAAAAAATTTACCCCGGTGCGATCCAGGTTTTATGCTGGTTGTGGGTATGGGCAAACGGTCTTTTGGCAAAATTGACCCCACAGAAGAAAAACGAAGGAATGGAGAGAAACAACGGGAAATAAAAAGGGAAACCTCTCTTTATAGCGAATTCTTTTTTAAACACCCAAAAAACCAAAGGAGGTTTCCCTTATGGCTATTATACCACAACAACGCCTCTTTGGGTGGCGAGAAATAGATGAACTGGGCGATCTGGAGCGCCTGGCATTGGTACTCCGTCATCTGCCTGATGAAGAGCTGATGCGCAAACTGGAGCGGGAACGGGCAAAAGGCCGAAATGATTACCCGATTCGTGCGGTCTGGAACTCGGTAGTGGCGGGGGTAGTCTTCCAACATCCATCCATTGAGAGCCTGCGGCGGGAACTGGCCCGCAACGCCCAACTGCGGGACATTTGTGGCTTCGACCCGTGTTTGGGAGAGCGGGCAGTTCCACCGGCTTACGTATACAGCCGCTTTCTGGGGAAACTTATGTGGTACTCCGGCGAAATAGAAAGAATGTTTGACCGGCTGGTGGAAAAAGTGAGCACACTGCTACCGGATTTCGGGCGGGTTTTGGCAATGGACAGCAAACCCATAAATAGTCTGGCCCGGGGCAGAAAAAAGGACGAAGAAGAAAAGCCCCGAAAGCCCGATGGGCGCCGCGACACCGATGCCGACTTTGGCAAGAAAACGTACCGGGGGCGAAGAAAAGACGGAACACTGTGGGAGAAAGTAGTTTCATGGTTTGGCTATAAGCTTCATCTTATAGTTGATGCTGTCTATGAATTACCCGTAAGCTTTTCAGTAACGAAAGCATCTGCCAGCGATATCCAAGAGGGGCATCAACTGATTGCGCGACTAGAAGAACAACAGCCGGAGATTATAGAACGTTGTGAAGTGCTAACAGCGGATAAAGGGTACGACGACACGAAACTAATCGTGAACCTGTGGGACGAACACCAGATCAAGCCGGTGATTGACATCCGCGACATGTGGCGGGACGGTGAAGACACACGGCTTTTAACAGGGAAAGACAATATCGTTTACGACTGCAGGGGAACGGTCTATTGCTACTGTCCCGAAACCAACAAGCGCCGGGAGATGGCCTTTGGGGGTTTTGAAAAGGGCAGGGAAACTCTGAAGTATCGCTGTCCGGCCCGGCACTACGGGGTGGAATGTCAGGGGATGGAGCGATGCCCCGCAGCTTGCGGTGTACGCGTTCCTCTTGCTGAAGACCGGCGGATCTTCACCCCCTTGGCGCGGTCCAGCTACAAGTGGAAGAGAACCTACAAGAAGCGTACAGCCGTGGAAAGAGTGAACGCCCGCCTGGACGAGGCCTTTGGATTTGAAAAACACTTCATCCGGGGCCTGCAAAAAATGAAGCTGCGCTGTGCGTTAGCGCTAACCATAATGCTGGCCATGGCGGTGGGCCGGATACAGGAAAAACAAGGAATGAATATGAGGAGCCTGGTGAAGGCGGCCTGACGCCGGCACTCTAGAAAAACAAAAAAACAAATGGATGATGCACCAAGGGGTAAGTATGCCCTTTTCGTGGAAATAATGTTTAATATCGGTTTGAAAGTGCTGCATTTTTGCTCAAAAAACCGCAGTGTTGGTGTTTGCTGTTTACACCGAAGTTAAAAAATGTTTACAGCGCAAATAGCTTACTTGTCCACAAAGCTCTTGACGGTATCCACCACAGCGTCGACATCGTGGGCCACCGAAACGGTTACGGTCCTGCCCGGATCGGCGCCCCAGAAGTTAAAGGTTACCCCGTTTACCGTATAGCTGTTGGTGTGGCTGGTTATTGCAAGGCCGTTGATCTCGAAACTGGCATCGGTGCCACCTTTTTCGTTGGCCTCCTCAATCTGCAATACGCCAGTCATAAAAGAACCTGTTACGTCTTCTACCTGTATCTCTGCCCCCTCCTGGTTATCCCCCGTCTTGATGGTGGAAATGGCGATCCTATCCGTAGTAGCATCGTAAAACATGCTGACACCTGCTGCCTTATTGGCATTAACCGTTGCGATCACTTTATTCAAAGAGTCGGTATCACCGTCAAAGGTAAATGTCTGTCCGTTAATGGTGAATGAAAATGTGTGGTCTGTATCCCAGCCAAAACTGTTCGCGAACTTACTCTCCTGTGAAGCCAGAGGAGCATCGGGATCAATAACAAACCCCTCTTTGGTTATCGCGGCAGCGCTGGCATTAGTGGCTATAGTAGCCAAACTCTCAACTTTTACCAGATAGCTGGTAGAAACAGCATTACCTCCCGCCGCAGCCGTCACGATGCCCTCATCGCTTGATGTCGCCTTCTTAGCCAAGAAGCTGCTCTGCAGCCTGAGGTTAGAGACCACGTTCCGCAGGCTCAAGAGGCTGGCGTTGAGCGACCGGTAGTCCTCCTGCTTCCACTGCCAGATCTGCCTGTCCTGAATTACCTTATCCAGGCGCATCCTCTGCGCCTTCATCAGATCGGAGACGATTTGGTCGACATCCAATCCCGATGCCAGACCGCTTACCCGGTTGATTCCTGCCATCCGGTTCCCCTCTTTCCGAACCAATTTTCTATCTTTATTTAATTAATCGAAAAAGACCGGCGGAAACTTTAGCCTATTTTTTCCGCAGCCAACGAAGGAAAGAATTATAAAAGCCCCCACCTCAGGCGGAAGTTCCCCTACGGCATTCCCGCCGCAAGGTCCGGGAAAGAACAAACAACCGGCAGCACACAAACGCTGCCGGCCTCATCTAAAATTTTACTTTAGATTTACTTTCCTTCTTTATCCTTCTCAGTGTACGGTATCGGATCGAGCACAGGGTCGTGCTTGTAGTCGGGCCTGTACCCCGGTCTGTACCCGGGATCATAACCGGGATAAGGCGGGCAGACCGGAGGCCGCAGCCTCTCATCGGGGTCACAGACGCCCTCCTCCCTGAGCAGTGACCGCAGGGCCTCCATCTCTTCCCTCTCACTTTGGATCATCATCTGGAGAACGGCCCCACAGTCGGCCGGCACCATCCCGGCTATCCTCCTCCAGAGTTCGACTTCCTCTTCGTCGAGCCTGAGAACGCGCCTCACATAATCCTGCCAAACCCCCGTCATTTTGACCCCTCCTCCTTCGTTTGATCGGAACCCTCCTGGTAAGGATAGCAATCGCCGGGCGGCTGGTATCCAGGATCAGGATAATACGGCATTCTATCACAGCAGCAAGCCAGGAGCGTATTCCAAAAGTGAGCCGTCTTCACCTCTTCCATTATGACGCCCAACAGCTGTTGAGCGACCGCAGGCGGAGCGGAAACGACGGCCATTGACAGAAGACGTATTTCCTCCAGGTCATATTCCAGGGCTTTTCTCGCCATATGCTGGTAGCTCATGCATAATCCCCCTTTACATGCAGATATTTTTATTAATGATAATGTATGACACTTGCTGGATTATCGTGCCAGTTTTAAGAACATTTAAGAAGGGGCTTCTTGCAGCAACCCGGGCAGATGACGGCGCAATGTCTTAACGGGATGCTGTTGAACTAATCACGGGCAGCGGCCGTCCGATTACCAAACACTAAGGGGTTGACCTGATTTCTCTTTGACGCTTAATCATTTTAAGAAAAGCGGCCGGCAGGAGGGGTGATGATCAAAAACGAATGCGCTTCTGTTCTGGTAAGGGAGGTCTTCCTCCTGAGGGCGAAGAAGCATCTGCCTGGCGGGAGGCGGCAGCAGAGGCCAGATATCAGATAACTGTCATTGACACATGTTATATCAGATAGTATAATATTTAATAAAAAAACCGGTAACGCTGAATTCTCTTCGGAGAAGCGGGGAAACCAATTTTTGGGGTGAATCCCGGCGCTCGAAACGTTCGGCAAGGCTGTGAGGCACACCTGCGGGCGGTGCCGCCGAATGGGCAGCATTAACAGAGTTGCCGGGTAGGGTTACCTTGCGACCCGAACCCGTCAGCTAACCTCGTAAGCGTAGGAAGGAAGGCCAGTTCAGGTTTGGTTTTGCGTGAATCACTGCCCACCTTGCGCTTTCCGGGCAGTTTTTTGCTACTATGGTATATATTTGCAAATCGCCCTTCCTTGCCGGATGCCTCCGTGCGTAATTTGACGTGATTTCACAAAGCTAATCGAAACAGAACCGTTCAGCGGAATGGCAGTTGTGAATCGACTCCGGAAAAGCCTCAAACGTCCCTGCCGCAGTGGAGCTTTTTCGTGGTCGTGAGAGAACCACATTAAATTTTCAAAAGTTTCAAAAGAAGGATACCGTTCGGTTAGAAAGGCATA includes the following:
- a CDS encoding transposase; translated protein: MAIIPQQRLFGWREIDELGDLERLALVLRHLPDEELMRKLERERAKGRNDYPIRAVWNSVVAGVVFQHPSIESLRRELARNAQLRDICGFDPCLGERAVPPAYVYSRFLGKLMWYSGEIERMFDRLVEKVSTLLPDFGRVLAMDSKPINSLARGRKKDEEEKPRKPDGRRDTDADFGKKTYRGRRKDGTLWEKVVSWFGYKLHLIVDAVYELPVSFSVTKASASDIQEGHQLIARLEEQQPEIIERCEVLTADKGYDDTKLIVNLWDEHQIKPVIDIRDMWRDGEDTRLLTGKDNIVYDCRGTVYCYCPETNKRREMAFGGFEKGRETLKYRCPARHYGVECQGMERCPAACGVRVPLAEDRRIFTPLARSSYKWKRTYKKRTAVERVNARLDEAFGFEKHFIRGLQKMKLRCALALTIMLAMAVGRIQEKQGMNMRSLVKAA
- the fliD gene encoding flagellar filament capping protein FliD; the protein is MDRTGVNFFRHCPQTSYSSLLPVIAIGSDKYNEVLEAINKKLYEERYPDYRPLTEEQIEEGKLTDRQIDAWQDKARSGLLKGDPLLSGIVADMRSVLSGIVEGVTGQVTVSSGGRIYTTIADRLSVIGITTGAWTEKGKLYLDESRLREALQSNPDAVMELFTRTRDADGKEITDDEQKGLAVRLYDAINGAISRLTGQAGTAESLYDNSYISRRIRDINENIAVMEERLQKLEDRYYRQFTALEQAIAAMNVQSMWLTQQFFVSGQ
- the fliD gene encoding flagellar filament capping protein FliD, whose amino-acid sequence is MAGINRVSGLASGLDVDQIVSDLMKAQRMRLDKVIQDRQIWQWKQEDYRSLNASLLSLRNVVSNLRLQSSFLAKKATSSDEGIVTAAAGGNAVSTSYLVKVESLATIATNASAAAITKEGFVIDPDAPLASQESKFANSFGWDTDHTFSFTINGQTFTFDGDTDSLNKVIATVNANKAAGVSMFYDATTDRIAISTIKTGDNQEGAEIQVEDVTGSFMTGVLQIEEANEKGGTDASFEINGLAITSHTNSYTVNGVTFNFWGADPGRTVTVSVAHDVDAVVDTVKSFVDK
- the fliS gene encoding flagellar export chaperone FliS, with the protein product MYAEGYNNYDQYRQIAVQTAGPGKLLLMLYDGLTVFLKQAVQAVKDGEFGEAHRCLIRAQDIITELMCTLDMKYEVAKNLFRIYDYLKGRLVEANVKKDSSIIEEVLGLVAELKETWEQIIEPSKVSASR
- a CDS encoding flagellar protein FlaG; the protein is MRVEGLKSAAAGEEQTGIRHSVGDAAKSLQPPLHHQERGELPEGAAASAKPDITRTPLAELLKESEYDLSFYLSFCVHKETQRLVVKVIDPDTNKVIREIPPEELLDLAVRLQEMIGLLFDKRI
- the fliT gene encoding flagellar protein FliT translates to MGASGGEAAVWQEARRLAELLEEITRRLAEKAAGGQVEELPALLGRRQQICERLDRLRSEWGIPSWTEGVQALPAAADASREIGEIFRRVAGEDDRIRRILEERRAAVREELDRVRRLRRAQRAYAAEGPLPFGAFIDNRR
- a CDS encoding DUF6470 family protein; this translates as MFALRLSIDQVWGRLGIEQSRPFLRLDVKKPSLRLEIEHPVLKVKPGRVELKIDSRECRADLQMYEPEEFARVYAARAKRRVLEHIADTASQGDRLAAIESGERDAIAAIAWENSFDPELSVELVPAHLPKIEFRVISGEREFEEGRVLVQLEKGEVRGRLEAGVVRGYLRRAPELHIRAVGSLLDTFA